The Synchiropus splendidus isolate RoL2022-P1 chromosome 1, RoL_Sspl_1.0, whole genome shotgun sequence genome includes a window with the following:
- the acsl5 gene encoding long-chain-fatty-acid--CoA ligase 5 isoform X2, giving the protein MENNNLMSYYYSEAKTIYEVFQRGLKVSGNGPCLGYRKSGRPYQWLRYKQWIIGELACYTYSMVAVPLYDTLGPEALVFIIDTADITTVLCDNDKKVETLLQNREKGLISALKTIIVMDSFSSDLGERGTKCGVDVVALQDVEAVGKANPRTPIPPKPEDLSIICFTSGTTGNPKGAMLTHENVVADAAGVIKSFETSVEPTTDDVSISFLPLAHMFERVVQVVMYGAGAKVGFFQGDIRLLPDDMKTLQPTIFPVVPRLLNRVYDKVQSGAKSPFKKWLLNFAVERKYAEVRDGIIRKNSIWDKLIFNKVQESFGGRVRVMVTGAAPISPSVLNFLRAALGCQIFEGYGQTECTAGCTFTMPGDATPGHVGAPLPCNFVKLVDVEEMNYFASNGEGEVCIKGRNVFKGYLKDPEKTAEALDKDGWLHTGDIGKWLPSGVLKIIDRKKNIFKLAQGEYIAPEKIENVYVRSGPVAQVFVHGDSLQSCLVAIVVPDSEVLPEFAKGLGCYGTFEELCKNKEVKKAILTDMIRLGKESGLKSFEQVKDLHVHPEQFTIENGLLTPTLKAKRAELKTLFQTQIDSLYANIQ; this is encoded by the exons ATGGAGAACAACAACCTGATGTCGTACTACTACAGTGAGGCCAAAACCATCTACGAGGTTTTCCAGAGGGGTCTGAAAGTTTCAG GCAATGGTCCGTGCTTGGGCTACAGGAAATCCGGTCGGCCATACCAGTGGCTTCGATACAAACAG TGGATCATTGGCGAGCTGGCCTGCTACACCTACTCCATGGTAGCGGTCCCTCTGTACGACACCCTGGGTCCTGAGGCTCTGGTTTTCATTATCGACACAG CGGATATCACCACAGTGCTGTGTGACAACGACAAAAAGGTAGAGACGCTGCTGCAGAACAGGGAGAAGGGTCTGATTTCGGCTTTGAAAACCATCATCGTGATGGATTCCTTCAGTTCTGACCTGGGGGAGCGAGGAACCAAGTGTGGAGTGGATGTCGTGGCCCTGCAGGATGTGGAG gctGTCGGTAAAGCGAATCCCCGCACTCCTATT CCGCCAAAGCCTGAAGACCTGAGTATCATTTGCTTCACCAGTggaaccacag GGAATCCCAAAGGAGCGATGCTGACTCATGAGAACGTTGTTGCCGACGCTGCAGGTGTCATCAAAAGCTTTGAG ACGTCGGTGGAACCCACGACTGATGATGTCAGCATTTCATTTCTGCCTCTGGCTCACATGTTCGAGAGAGTCGTGCAG GTGGTGATGTATGGTGCTGGAGCCAAAGTGGGCTTCTTCCAAGGCGACATTCGACTTCTCCCAGATGACATGAAGACCTTGCAGCCCACCATCTTCCCTGTGGTGCCTCGACTCCTCAACAGAGTTTACGACAAA GTTCAGAGTGGAGCCAAGTCACCCTTCAAGAAGTGGCTCCTCAACTTTGCTGTGGAGAGAAAATATGCTGAAGTCCGAGATGGAATCATCAGGAAAAACAGCATCTGGGACAAACTCATCTTCAACAAAGTCCAG GAGTCTTTCGGTGGCCGAGTCAGGGTCATGGTGACTGGAGCTGCGCCGATCTCTCCCTCAGTCCTCAACTTCCTCAGAGCAGCGCTGGGTTGCCAG ATCTTTGAAGGCTACGGTCAAACTGAGTGTACAGCTGGCTGCACCTTCACCATGCCTGGGGATGCCACACCAG GACATGTTGGGGCTCCTCTGCCTTGCAACTTTGTGAAGCTGGTGGACGTCGAGGAGATGAATTATTTTGCCTCAAACGGAGAAGGAGAG GTCTGCATCAAGGGCAGGAACGTGTTCAAGGGGTACCTGAAGGACCCGGAGAAGACCGCCGAGGCTTTGGACAAAGATGGCTGGCTCCACACTGGAGACATTGGGAAGTGGCTTCCG AGTGGAGTTCTGAAGATCATCGACCGCAAGAAGAACATCTTCAAGTTGGCTCAGGGAGAGTACATCGCTCCAGAGAAGATCGAGAACGTGTACGTGCGCAGTGGCCCGGTGGCCCAGGTCTTCGTCCATGGAGACAGTCTGCAG TCCTGCCTGGTAGCTATCGTGGTTCCTGACTCTGAGGTGCTGCCAGAGTTTGCCAAAGGTCTGGGATGTTACGGGACATTTGAGGAGCTCTGCAAAAACAAG gaagtgaagaaggCCATTCTCACTGACATGATCAGGCTGGGAAAAGAATCTGGACTCAAGTCCTTTGAGCAG GTGAAAGATTTGCACGTCCACCCTGAGCAGTTCACCATCGAGAATGGTCTGCTGACCCCGACACTGAAGGCGAAGAGGGCCGAGCTGAAAACACTCTTCCAGACTCAGATTGACAGCCTGTACGCTAACATCCAATAA
- the acsl5 gene encoding long-chain-fatty-acid--CoA ligase 5 isoform X1 → MDCLLQLFFTPLPMPAIISLMALAAATLFYLNNRPNPVRSPADLNCQTTGIKGGARKAALMENNNLMSYYYSEAKTIYEVFQRGLKVSGNGPCLGYRKSGRPYQWLRYKQVSDRAEHLGSGLLHRGLQPNPGTFIGIFAQNRPEWIIGELACYTYSMVAVPLYDTLGPEALVFIIDTADITTVLCDNDKKVETLLQNREKGLISALKTIIVMDSFSSDLGERGTKCGVDVVALQDVEAVGKANPRTPIPPKPEDLSIICFTSGTTGNPKGAMLTHENVVADAAGVIKSFETSVEPTTDDVSISFLPLAHMFERVVQVVMYGAGAKVGFFQGDIRLLPDDMKTLQPTIFPVVPRLLNRVYDKVQSGAKSPFKKWLLNFAVERKYAEVRDGIIRKNSIWDKLIFNKVQESFGGRVRVMVTGAAPISPSVLNFLRAALGCQIFEGYGQTECTAGCTFTMPGDATPGHVGAPLPCNFVKLVDVEEMNYFASNGEGEVCIKGRNVFKGYLKDPEKTAEALDKDGWLHTGDIGKWLPSGVLKIIDRKKNIFKLAQGEYIAPEKIENVYVRSGPVAQVFVHGDSLQSCLVAIVVPDSEVLPEFAKGLGCYGTFEELCKNKEVKKAILTDMIRLGKESGLKSFEQVKDLHVHPEQFTIENGLLTPTLKAKRAELKTLFQTQIDSLYANIQ, encoded by the exons ATGGACTGCCTCCTCCAGTTGTTCTTCACTCCTCTGCCAATGCCGGCCATCATCTCTCTGATGGCTCTGGCTGCTGCGACCTTGTTTTACCTCAACAACAGACCCAATCCTGTCCGCTCACCTGCTGACCTCAACTGTCAGACCACGGGCATCAAG GGAGGGGCGAGGAAGGCTGCCCTGATGGAGAACAACAACCTGATGTCGTACTACTACAGTGAGGCCAAAACCATCTACGAGGTTTTCCAGAGGGGTCTGAAAGTTTCAG GCAATGGTCCGTGCTTGGGCTACAGGAAATCCGGTCGGCCATACCAGTGGCTTCGATACAAACAG GTGTCTGATAGGGCAGAGCACCTGGGGTCAGGACTCCTCCACAGGGGGTTGCAACCCAACCCTGGGACATTTATTGGCATCTTTGCTCAAAACAGACCCGAG TGGATCATTGGCGAGCTGGCCTGCTACACCTACTCCATGGTAGCGGTCCCTCTGTACGACACCCTGGGTCCTGAGGCTCTGGTTTTCATTATCGACACAG CGGATATCACCACAGTGCTGTGTGACAACGACAAAAAGGTAGAGACGCTGCTGCAGAACAGGGAGAAGGGTCTGATTTCGGCTTTGAAAACCATCATCGTGATGGATTCCTTCAGTTCTGACCTGGGGGAGCGAGGAACCAAGTGTGGAGTGGATGTCGTGGCCCTGCAGGATGTGGAG gctGTCGGTAAAGCGAATCCCCGCACTCCTATT CCGCCAAAGCCTGAAGACCTGAGTATCATTTGCTTCACCAGTggaaccacag GGAATCCCAAAGGAGCGATGCTGACTCATGAGAACGTTGTTGCCGACGCTGCAGGTGTCATCAAAAGCTTTGAG ACGTCGGTGGAACCCACGACTGATGATGTCAGCATTTCATTTCTGCCTCTGGCTCACATGTTCGAGAGAGTCGTGCAG GTGGTGATGTATGGTGCTGGAGCCAAAGTGGGCTTCTTCCAAGGCGACATTCGACTTCTCCCAGATGACATGAAGACCTTGCAGCCCACCATCTTCCCTGTGGTGCCTCGACTCCTCAACAGAGTTTACGACAAA GTTCAGAGTGGAGCCAAGTCACCCTTCAAGAAGTGGCTCCTCAACTTTGCTGTGGAGAGAAAATATGCTGAAGTCCGAGATGGAATCATCAGGAAAAACAGCATCTGGGACAAACTCATCTTCAACAAAGTCCAG GAGTCTTTCGGTGGCCGAGTCAGGGTCATGGTGACTGGAGCTGCGCCGATCTCTCCCTCAGTCCTCAACTTCCTCAGAGCAGCGCTGGGTTGCCAG ATCTTTGAAGGCTACGGTCAAACTGAGTGTACAGCTGGCTGCACCTTCACCATGCCTGGGGATGCCACACCAG GACATGTTGGGGCTCCTCTGCCTTGCAACTTTGTGAAGCTGGTGGACGTCGAGGAGATGAATTATTTTGCCTCAAACGGAGAAGGAGAG GTCTGCATCAAGGGCAGGAACGTGTTCAAGGGGTACCTGAAGGACCCGGAGAAGACCGCCGAGGCTTTGGACAAAGATGGCTGGCTCCACACTGGAGACATTGGGAAGTGGCTTCCG AGTGGAGTTCTGAAGATCATCGACCGCAAGAAGAACATCTTCAAGTTGGCTCAGGGAGAGTACATCGCTCCAGAGAAGATCGAGAACGTGTACGTGCGCAGTGGCCCGGTGGCCCAGGTCTTCGTCCATGGAGACAGTCTGCAG TCCTGCCTGGTAGCTATCGTGGTTCCTGACTCTGAGGTGCTGCCAGAGTTTGCCAAAGGTCTGGGATGTTACGGGACATTTGAGGAGCTCTGCAAAAACAAG gaagtgaagaaggCCATTCTCACTGACATGATCAGGCTGGGAAAAGAATCTGGACTCAAGTCCTTTGAGCAG GTGAAAGATTTGCACGTCCACCCTGAGCAGTTCACCATCGAGAATGGTCTGCTGACCCCGACACTGAAGGCGAAGAGGGCCGAGCTGAAAACACTCTTCCAGACTCAGATTGACAGCCTGTACGCTAACATCCAATAA
- the gucy2g gene encoding guanylate cyclase 2G, which yields MWSMVWSSIIRWIVVLLLTLLFAVADNSHNASHTHKLLIGFQAPWNMSFPFSAQRLGSAMQIAVEKVNSNPSFLGNFSLDFVFTETDCNPKASLAGFIHQVWRQNVSALFGPACPEEAEVTGLIASTWKIPMFGFVGQSSKIDDKEIYDSYIKIVPPLKRSSEVLVKTLEFFGWSHIAMIGGGLDSNTWDKVDSLWKTIENPLRDKFKLMAAVKFDTSDPQLLYRNVKYISTVARVIVVLTNKDDSLSLLMEAERQGLMNGDYVFFLVQHFEDNLWKYALNSQINNAAIRAFDMTFIIGQRSYEGYEYYDFFEQVYNRLKGHPFQSTLTSEREVSPYSAYLHDAVLLYAMGLKEVIKDGKDPSDGHQLLQRLKNKKDIRFYGASGLVHFDEEGERNLDYSIYDLQHVGGNTKFVPILHFDSHSKDVLPTSMFASVFWPKGRTPSDKPECGFNNELCEWLSNDITLLALLVTFPALGIIAVFGIGILFLQKFNLQTRLDDSCWWLINYNDITIIREPSLNQGLSLSTTLSQSGSGGSQSNFSNNSYCQKDQKGREKIYTTIGLYQGNQVAIKYLKDHPANNLKTPSIIAEFNAMKEMKHENLVQFFGVCAEPPNVCLVVQYCRKGSLKDLLKEADVDLDFMFKLSFAYDIVNGMEFIHRSSLKFHGNLKPSTCMVDSRLQIKLAGYGFCEFKQGHKNVMQQDNPSYEGMFWTAPELLRQVGLHGTPKGDIYSFAIIMWELMYNSRAGPYHEINLEPKEIIMQLRTPFQGEPLRPTLSDQLCDEKINALLKACWNENPDHRPPFGSIRRQLKDASPDNHANILDNMVEKLEKYANHLEEVVTERTNQLAVEKNRADKLLSSMLPRYIADQLMAGKSVEPRSYDTVTIFFSDIVGFTSMCAVSSAMEVVTFLNDLYSLFDDIIKLYDVYKVETIGDAYMVASGLPISNGDKHAWEISTMALHFLFAIKMFKIRHMPAESLAIRIGIHSGPVVAGVVGSTMPRYCLFGDTVNMASRMESNSLPLKIHTSESTADLLKKAGCFELQERGEVEMKGKGCHKTYWLLGKHGFNPLAGAQSFTRADHTSLEKTEVTRAVDRKTQKILTKAHIRDETMAQVHI from the exons ATGTGGAGCATGGTGTGGTCCTCCATCATCAGGTGGATTGTGGTCCTCCTCCTTACACTCTTGTTTGCGGTGGCCGACAACAGCCACAATGCATCACATACTCACAAGCTCCTGATTGGCTTCCAGGCTCCCTGGAACATGTCCTTCCCGTTCAGCGCTCAACGGCTTGGCTCGGCGATGCAGATCGCCGTGGAAAAGGTGAACTCCAACCCCTCCTTCTTGGGAAACTTCAGTctggattttgttttcacagaaaCAGACTGCAATCCCAAAGCTTCACTGGCCGGGTTCATTCATCAAGTCTGGAGGCAGAACGTGTCTGCGCTCTTTGGACCAGCCTGTCCTGAAGAGGCAGAG GTCACCGGCCTCATTGCATCCACTTGGAAGATTCCCATGTTTGGCTTTGTGGGCCAGTCCTCCAAAATTGACGACAAGGAAATCTATGACTCTTATATAAAGATTGTACCCCCTCTCAAAAGGAGCTCAGAGGTCCTCGTGAAGACGTTGGAATTCTTTGGGTGGAGCCACATTGCAATGATAGGTGGTGGGCTGGACTCAAACACGTGGGACAAAGTGGACTCCTTGTGGAAGACCATTGAGAATCCACTGAGAGACAAATTCAAACTGATGGCAGCAGTCAAGTTCGACACAAGTGACCCTCAACTTCTCTATCGTAacgtaaaatacatttcaaccGTTGCCAGAG TGATCGTGGTGCTGACCAACAAAGACGACTCACTGTCTTTGCTAATGGAGGCCGAGCGCCAGGGTTTAATGAACGGTGACTACGTCTTTTTCCTGGTGCAACATTTCGAG GACAACTTGTGGAAATATGCTCTGAACAGTCAGATCAACAACGCGGCCATAAGAGCCTTTGACATGACCTTCATTATCGGGCAGAGAAGCTACGAGGGATACGAGTACTACGACTTCTTTGAACAAGTTTACAATCGATTGAAAGGACACCCTTTCCAAAGCACTCTCACCTCGGAGAGAGAG GTGAGCCCATATTCTGCTTACCTGCACGACGCCGTGCTTCTGTACGCGATGGGGTTGAAAGAGGTGATAAAAGACGGGAAAGACCCTTCCGACGGACACCAACTTCTCCAgaggctgaaaaacaaaaaggacaTCAGATTTTACG GAGCTTCAGGTTTGGTCCACTTTGACGAGGAAGGTGAAAGAAACCTCGACTACTCTATTTATGACCTTCAGCATGTGGGAGGCAACACCAAATTTGTTCCCATCCTCCACTTCGACAGTCATAGCAAAGATGTTCT TCCCACATCGATGTTTGCATCTGTGTTCTGGCCAAAAGGACGAACTCCATCTGACAAGCCAGAATGTGGTTTCAACAACGAGCTGTGCGAATGGCTGTCAAATG ACATCACCCTGCTGGCTCTGCTGGTCACCTTCCCCGCGCTCGGCATTATCGCTGTCTTTGGGATCGGAATCCTTTTCCTGCAGAAGTTCAATCTCCAGACAAGACTGGACGATTCTTGCTGGTGGTTGATCAACTACAAcgacatcaccatcatcagagAGCCCTCA TTAAATCAGGGTCTGTCTCTCAGCACCACACTCAGTCAGAGTGGCAGCGGCGGATCGCAGTCCAACTTCTCAAACAACAGCTACTGCCAGAAGGACCAGAAAGGCAGAGAAAAGATCTACACTACAATAGGTCTCTACCAG GGAAATCAAGTGGCCATCAAGTACCTCAAGGATCATCCAGCCAATAATTTAAAGACACCCTCGATTATAGCTGAATTTAATGCG ATGAAAgagatgaaacatgaaaatctgGTACAGTTCTTTGGTGTGTGTGCTGAGCCACCAAATGTCTGTTTGGTGGTCCAGTACTGCCGGAAAGGAAGCTTAAAG GATCTCTTAAAGGAAGCAGATGTTGATCTGGACTTCATGTTTAAGCTCTCCTTTGCTTACGACATTGTCAAC GGAATGGAGTTCATACACAGGAGTAGCCTCAAATTTCACGGCAACTTGAAGCCTAGCACATGCATGGTGGACAGTCGGCTGCAGATCAAACTGGCCGGCTATGGATTCTGTGAGTTTAAACAAGGCCATAAAAACGTGATGCAGCAAGATAATCCAAGTTACGAAG GGATGTTTTGGACAGCTCCAGAACTTCTACGGCAAGTAGGTCTCCATGGAACACCTAAAGGTGACATCTACAGCTTTGCCATCATCATGTGGGAACTCATGTACAACTCCAGGGCTGGCCCGTACCACGAAATAAATCTGGAACCAAAAG AGATTATCATGCAGTTGCGAACACCTTTTCAAGGAGAACCGCTGCGACCAACGCTGTCTGATCAGCTGTGTGACGAAAAAATCAATGCCTTGTTGAAAGCCTGCTGGAATGAAAATCCAGACCACCGCCCGCCATTTGGGTCAATACGGAGACAACTGAAAGATGCCAGTCCTGACAA TCATGCCAATATACTGGACAATATGGTGGAAAAACTGGAGAAATATGCAAATcatctggaggaggtggtgactGAAAGGACCAATCAGCTGGCAGTGGAGAAGAACCGGGCAGACAAACTTCTCTCCAGCATGTTGCCTCG GTACATCGCGGATCAGCTCATGGCTGGGAAGTCTGTGGAGCCCCGCAGCTACGACACGGTCACCATCTTCTTCTCGGACATTGTCGGCTTCACCTCCATGTGTGCGGTCAGCTCTGCCATGGAAGTGGTCACGTTCCTCAATGACCTCTACAGCCTCttcgatgacatcatcaagctGTATGATGTCTACAAA GTGGAGACCATCGGTGATGCGTACATGGTGGCCAGTGGGTTACCCATCAGCAACGGTGACAAGCATGCGTGGGAGATTTCAACCATGGCTTTGCACTTCCTCTTCGCCATAAAGATGTTTAAAATACGTCACATGCCGGCTGAGAGTCTGGCCATACGCATCGGGATTCACTCAG GTCCAGTGGTTGCTGGTGTGGTTGGTAGCACAATGCCGCGCTACTGTCTGTTTGGGGACACAGTGAACATGGCATCCCGTATGGAGAGCAACAGCTTAC CGCTGAAGATCCACACATCTGAGTCCACTGCTGACCTCCTCAAAAAGGCTGGCTGTTTTGAGCTGCAGGAACGAGGAGAAGTGGAGATGAAG GGGAAAGGATGTCACAAGACATACTGGCTGCTAGGAAAACATGGATTTAACCCTCTGGCAGGCGCTCAGAGCTTTACGCGAGCTGACCACACCTCATTGGAG AAAACAGAGGTAACCAGAGCTGTGGAcagaaaaactcaaaaaatacTCACCAAAGCACACATCAGAGATGAAACCATGGCCCAAGTCCACATTTGA
- the tectb gene encoding beta-tectorin, which produces MLLHVAWTCTPQKADYVLVSCFPNVIIAHVPECPYGWEIDQLSLGGVCYTGVHSTGYYRFIISDLTPKNHSYCGTQAEYVPGKDPRYIFINSIVSNDTLLTVRNQPINFTFSCTYRAAYLVNNAVFSQRVATVYVNNGSLGTFRSQLSMSVFTNSKFLYAKDAPFVIDSSEIGSEVFIGIEAKGLSNRFKVVINNCWATPSPHSTDRKRWSLIINSCSSDNSVIIFENAKDSRSTFKFNSFRFQRLEKASTVWLHCEVQVCDGERLVCQPNPCSMRRRPMELEPSGGVLTAEFHLKGNGFISNGQITGASLFLLLVTTIVCLCCDSVNLA; this is translated from the exons ATGTTGCTGCACGTTGCTTGGACCTGCACTCCTCAGAAAGCAG acTATGTCTTGGTGTCCTGCTTTCCTAACGTCATCATCGCCCATGTCCCAGAGTGTCCTTACGGCTGGGAGATCGACCAGCTGTCTTTGGGTGGAGTGTGTTATACCGGAGTGCACAGCACAGGTTACTACCGCTTCATCATCTCTGACCTCACGCCGAAAAATCACTCTTATTGTGGCACTCAAGCAGAG TACGTACCCGGGAAAGACCCGAGGTACATCTTCATCAACTCCATCGTATCCAATGACACGCTGCTCACAGTTCGCAATCAGCCCATCAACTTCACCTTCAGCTGCACGTACCGAGCTGCTTATCTGGTCAACAACGCCGTCTTCAGCCAAAG AGTGGCCACAGTTTATGTGAACAATGGAAGTTTAGGCACTTTTAGGTCACAGCTGTCTATGAGTGTGTTCACG AATTCCAAGTTCCTCTACGCCAAAGATGCCCCGTTTGTAATCGATTCCTCGGAGATTGGTTCTGAAGTCTTCATCGGCATTGAGGCTAAAGGCTTAAGCAACAG ATTCAAGGTGGTCATCAACAACTGCTGGGCCACTCCCTCACCTCATTCAACGGACAGGAAGAGGTGGAGCCTCATCATTAACAG TTGTTCGTCAGACAACTCTGTGATTATATTCGAGAACGCAAAAGACAGTCGCTCCACTTTCAAGTTCAACTCTTTTCGCTTCCAACGCCTGGAGAAGGCTTCCACTGTTTGGCTCCACTGTGAGGTCCAGGTCTGTGACGGAGAGAGACTTGTGTGTCAGCCG AATCCATGTTCTATGAGGCGCCGTCCGATGGAATTAGAGCCAAGCGGTGGAGTCTTGACAGCAGAGTTTCATCTTAAAG GGAATGGTTTCATCAGTAATGGACAAATAACAG GTGCCTCGCTTTTCCTTCTACTGGTGACCACGATTGTCTGCTTGTGTTGTGATTCAGTGAATCTAGCATGA
- the LOC128752902 gene encoding dickkopf-related protein 3-like, whose product MLWNLRMVQLFLYFCWAEAHIWAWMLNMPHSPPKEGGIARRESSHAARVATAVCDHDRACGRGFSCDRHFGLCVPLRGEGQYCRRDAQCVRGLSCMFGKCHRSIPNGEEGARCKFDRDCGASMCCARHHGEQVCKRRLLRGESCFVPDGGLAFSINQICPCDDGLLCRENSTPQWREKEFVYQADRKGWTCQVPKS is encoded by the exons ATGTTGTGGAATCTGAGGATGGTCCAACTCTTTCTCTACTTCTGCTGGGCTGAAGCTCATATTTGGGCCTGGATGCTCAACATGCCCCACAGTCCCCCCAAAGAAGGAGGAATTGCACGGAGAGAAAGTTCTCACGCAGCCAGAGTAGCAACG GCTGTTTGTGACCACGACAGAGCCTGTGGTCGAGGTTTCTCTTGTGATCGCCACTTTGGTCTGTGTGTTCCTCTCCGTGGGGAGGGTCAGTACTGTCGGAGGGATGCCCAGTGCGTCCGTGGACTCAGTTGCATGTTTGGAAAATGCCATCGCAGCATCCCAAACGGAGAAGAGG GTGCCAGATGCAAATTTGACAGAGACTGTGGTGCATCCATGTGCTGCGCTCGACATCATGGCGAGCAGGTGTGCAAAAGACGACTGCTGCGCGGTGAAAGCTGCTTTGTTCCTGATGGTGGCCTGGCGTTCAGTATAAACCAAATCTGCCCGTGTGATGACGGATTACTGTGCCGGGAAAACAGCACGCCACAGTGGAGAGA GAAGGAATTTGTTTACCAAGCTGACAGAAAGGGCTGGACGTGCCAAGTGCCGAAATCCTAA